The Anabaena sp. WA102 genome contains a region encoding:
- a CDS encoding UDP-glucuronic acid decarboxylase family protein, with the protein MRILVTGGAGFIGSHLIDRLMNDGHEVICLDNFYTGKKHNILHWLDNPNFEVIRHDITEPIRLEVDQVYHLACPASPVHYQYNPIKTVKTNVIGTLNMLGLAKRVKARFLLASTSEVYGDPEIHPQTEDYRGSVNPIGIRSCYDEGKRMAETLAFDYYRENKVEIRVARIFNTYGPRMLENDGRVVSNFVAQALRGVPLTVYGEGQQTRSFCYVSDLVNGLMRLMNGEHTGPINLGNPDEYTILELAQAVQNLINPDAEIKFEPLPADDPRRRRPDITKAQTLLDWEPTIPLQDGLKLMIEDFRQRFQQV; encoded by the coding sequence ATGAGAATTTTAGTGACAGGCGGTGCTGGTTTTATTGGCTCTCATCTGATTGACAGATTAATGAATGATGGTCATGAAGTCATTTGTTTGGACAATTTCTACACAGGAAAGAAACATAATATCCTCCATTGGTTAGACAATCCTAATTTTGAAGTGATTCGTCACGACATTACCGAACCAATTCGCTTAGAAGTAGATCAGGTTTATCATCTGGCTTGTCCAGCGTCCCCTGTGCATTACCAGTATAACCCCATTAAAACTGTTAAAACTAACGTCATTGGTACACTCAATATGTTAGGTTTAGCTAAACGAGTTAAAGCCAGATTTTTATTAGCTTCTACAAGCGAAGTTTACGGAGATCCAGAAATTCATCCCCAGACTGAAGATTATCGAGGCAGCGTCAATCCCATTGGCATTCGCTCATGTTATGACGAAGGCAAAAGAATGGCTGAAACCCTGGCATTTGACTACTACAGAGAGAATAAAGTCGAGATTCGCGTCGCCAGGATATTCAACACTTATGGACCGAGAATGTTGGAAAATGATGGGCGCGTAGTCAGCAATTTCGTGGCGCAAGCATTACGAGGTGTGCCTTTAACTGTTTATGGTGAAGGTCAACAAACCCGCAGCTTTTGTTATGTTTCCGACTTGGTAAATGGACTAATGCGATTAATGAATGGTGAACATACCGGACCCATAAATCTGGGGAATCCTGATGAATATACGATTTTAGAACTAGCTCAGGCTGTACAAAACCTGATTAACCCAGATGCAGAAATTAAATTTGAACCCCTACCTGCTGATGATCCCCGTCGTCGTCGTCCTGATATTACCAAGGCACAGACTTTGTTAGATTGGGAACCCACTATTCCTCTGCAAGATGGTTTAAAACTGATGATTGAAGATTTCCGTCAACGTTTCCAACAGGTTTAG